The Anas acuta chromosome 7, bAnaAcu1.1, whole genome shotgun sequence genome has a window encoding:
- the ADRA2A gene encoding alpha-2A adrenergic receptor → MFNRERPFTERGHFFSSMEYQRQLGEEEGYPPPAANGSFNGSGVGPGGGTPYPLHATVTLISLAGLLMLFTVFGNVLVIIAVFTSRALKAPQNLFLVSLASADILVATLVIPFSLANEVMGYWYFGKVWCEIYLALDVLFCTSSIVHLCAISLDRYWSITQAIEYNLKRTPRRIKCIIFIVWVISAVISFPPLISIEKKSGQQTDQGVALCKINDEKWYIISSSIGSFFAPCLIMILVYVRIYQIAKRRTRVPPNKRAERPEKKQNGLADKEDLPATAQLNGEKAAGGGDGQEGEVNGIDMEETSSSEHQDNNQSKKSERPSRGKAKTKLSQIKPGDSLPRKVEEERTTKGSRWRGRQNREKRFTFVLAVVIGVFVICWFPFFFTYTLTAVCTSCSVPETLFKFFFWFGYCNSSLNPVIYTIFNHDFRRAFKRILCRIERKRIV, encoded by the coding sequence ATGTTTAACCGGGAGCGCCCGTTCACGGAGAGGGGCCACTTCTTCTCCTCCATGGAGTACCAGCggcagctgggggaggaggagggctaCCCGCCTCCCGCGGCCAACGGGAGCTTCAACGGCAGCGGGGTCGGGCCGGGAGGGGGCACGCCGTACCCCCTGCACGCCACCGTCACCCTCATCAGCCTGGCGGGCTTGCTCATGCTCTTCACCGTCTTCGGGAACGTCCTGGTCATCATCGCCGTCTTCACCAGCCGGGCGCTCAAGGCGCCCCAGAACCTCTTCTTGGTGTCCTTAGCCTCGGCTGACATCCTGGTGGCCACGCTGGTCATCCCCTTCTCCCTGGCGAACGAGGTGATGGGGTACTGGTACTTCGGCAAGGTGTGGTGCGAGATCTACCTGGCCTTGGACGTGCTCTTCTGCACCTCCTCCATCGTGCATTTGTGTGCCATCAGCCTGGACCGCTACTGGTCCATCACGCAAGCCATCGAGTACAACCTAAAGCGCACCCCGCGCCGCATCAAGTGCATCATCTTCATCGTCTGGGTCATCTCGGCCGTCATCTCCTTCCCGCCACTCATCTCCATCGAGAAGAAGAGCGGGCAGCAGACAGACCAGGGGGTCGCGCTGTGCAAGATCAACGACGAGAAGTGGTACATCATCTCCTCTAGCATCGGCTCCTTCTTTGCCCCCTGCCTCATCATGATCCTGGTCTACGTGCGCATCTATCAGATAGCCAAGAGGCGCACCAGGGTGCCTCCGAACAAGCGGGCGGAGCGCCCCGAGAAGAAGCAGAACGGCTTGGCCGACAAGGAGGACCTGCCGGCCACAGCCCAGCTCAACGGGGAGAAAGCGGCCGGAGGAGGTGACGGGCAGGAGGGAGAGGTCAACGGCATCGACATGGAGGAAACCTCCTCCTCCGAGCACCAGGACAACAACCAGTCCAAGAAGTCAGAGAGACCGTCGAGGGGAAAGGCCAAGACTAAGCTGAGCCAGATTAAGCCTGGGGACAGTTTGCCCaggaaggtggaggaggagaggacCACCAAAGGGTCCCggtggaggggcaggcagaACCGGGAGAAGCGCTTCACCTTTGTGCTGGCGGTGGTGATTGGTGTCTTTGTCATCTGCTGGTTCCCCTTCTTCTTTACCTACACACTGACTGCCGTCTGCACGAGCTGCTCCGTGCCCGAAACCCTCTTCAAGTTCTTCTTCTGGTTCGGTTACTGCAATAGCTCCTTGAACCCCGTCATCTATACAATTTTCAACCACGACTTCAGGCGGGCCTTCAAAAGGATCCTCTGTAGGATAGAGAGGAAAAGGATTGTTTGA